The region CCCCAAGGAGCTGCAGCCGGTGGCGGGCACGGACGGGGCCTTCCATCGCCGCCGGCGGCTGACACGGCAGCTCCCGCTCTACGACCAGGACCCGGCCCAGTGCCGCGGCCTCGCCGAGGGCGAGCAGAAGCTGATGGAGGAGTTCGTGAGGAAGTACAAGGCCGAGGCACTGGGAGTCGGGGAGGTGGCACTGCCAGGCCAGGGCGGCGGcggcaaggaggaggagaagctcCAGGACAAGAGCACCgaccccagcagagccccaaGTCGCCCAACGGGGCCCTGGAGAGCGCGCCGCAGCCGGGCACTACGTGAGTGCTGCCAGGGGATGGGACGGgactgctggggctgctccgggctcggggagcagctgggaataGAGTCAGCCTCAACTCGAGGGGCAGGAGATCACAGCAGCCAGGGTGATCTGTGCTGCCTTGTCCCCATCCTGCTCGCAGGGGATTCTCCATGCCTGCTGCAGGTGCTCGGTCACATCATGGTGCTTTGGAGCAGCACTGTGAGAGAGCCTGGAGGgaccctctgctccagccagccctgctgagcacaAGGATCCATCTGACAGGGCTGGTGAGGGGggttctcttctttttcatttccctttctctgcagcaaagGCCTTGCTGAGCCACCAAGGTAAGGGAATTCTCACTGTAGGAATTGGTTTGAACTCTGGGTTCTCGGCAGCTCTGAAAGGTTGGGCATGACGTGTCCCTGGATGATATGGTTCGTGGgtgtggtggtgtttggttGAAAgctgaacttgatgatcttggaggtcttttccaaccttcacGGTTCTGTGATGCAAGTCAGTATTTCCAGGTCGGCTTCCAGCCCAGAAAGACCACAAATGACAGGAGGTGAAGGCTCTGTCCAATTAACGAGGAGCTGTGAACATGGAGATAGTGCTCCCAGGGCTGTAATTGCTCTGGGGAGATGTAAacagctgccctgtgcccctGGGCATACAAATACACTTCCACAGGGAAATGACTGAGATTCCTCAACACCTTTTTAGATTTATATTCCCCCAGTGCTGTCTGGAGTGGCTGCTGAACAGGTGCTTATCATAAAATATGGTCAGTGGAAATACCTCGTCCTGGTCCTTGTGAGGGTGACTTGCAGCAGAGgatttaaagctgaaaaaacaaaTGGTGTCCAAGTGTTTTTAAGAGGAGATTCTTTCCTGCCATTCCTGCACTGAGGTTGTACATGTTGAgagcagttttcattttcagtccaTATTGGGTAATGTCTCCCCTCTGCCATGGTCTGTTAATGTCCTTCTGACTTCGAATCCAGTGACACAGTAAAGATTTTCACTATTGcaacaaaacactgaattttaagataaaaaatagccaaaaaaggaagttttcctttaaacatATCAATAAGTCATCCTAGCAATACGGGTTTACTTAAACTGCGAGTTTgtcctttcaaataaataaatacataactGTGATGTTATTCTCCTTAGTTTGAAGCATCATTTCTCTCAAGGCACCAGCTGAAAAATGGAGCAGCTTTCACAGCAGTGGCAGATCCACTGGGACAGCCACACTGTGCAGCCTAGGTCATGGCAGACCCAGGAAGGACTGGGGCCACTGGCCCTGCTGACCACTGGCCTCATCTTCTTCCATATCCCTGCTGCAAGTCTGTCCCACAAGCTGGGTGTTCTCCACAGAGCACAAAATCCTTACCCCCCCAGAACCAGAAACGCTCTGGTGTTACAAGTCCCTGCACTGGAATCAAATCAAGTACTGAGGCAGTTGATCCAAATAAGTCATTGTTCCCAAAAGCTTGAGGCCAGCGATGCAGGGAGTGCTCAGGGGAAGGCTGATGGTGTCTGGgagctccttccctgggagctggcactgcagaacgggagctggcactgcagaacaggagctggggaagagtgAGATGGGAAAGCTTCAGAGAACAGGACACTGTTTTGGCCAACACCTCTGGTAATTCAGCTAATAAAGTCTTCACTCCTCTGCCTGTATGATGGAGACGTAAAAGGAGCACCAAGCTGTAATCCCACCTCAAATTTGAAGAATCACTTCTTTGTAGTGTGTAAATATCAGGATATGGAGGTTATACAATGCTTGGGAAAAGCCCTGTGAATagttttttccctgtgaataATTTCCATagaaaggaacagcaaaataagttgtttttttaacagttcttGTTGGCAAGAAACTTGAGCTCAGGGTTGGaaactgctgtgtttgttcttgCTTTAGATCCTGAAAGAtaagcagggctggggctgctgggtcTGTGGCTTCTGGGGGCTGacagggcagaggcagctgcagggtcTGGCTCTGGGGCTGACCCCAAATCTGGTGCCTCAGGGAGGTGTTGGGGGCGTAGCGAAAAGGCCTCAGTCCGGTGTGAGGGGTGCAGAATTCCTCAGTGCCTGTCTGTCCAtgagagctctgccagctgctccgTGCTGTGCTTGTTCAGCCAGCCCAGAAAcgccacagctcctgctccgtGCCGAGTTTCCCCCTTCACTGACGTGGGGCTGGGAGCGCTCGCAAATGTGTCTGAAGCCCTCCATGGTGGAAGGAGCAGTGTCAGCACACATATCCCCTTTCAGCCGCACAGAACAGCCAAGCCAGGAAACATTCTGTCTCCTGTTCTCGTCAGCCTGGATTTCCTGGGAAAATGGGAGATGCCCATCAACGAGGTGGAACCATGCCAAGGACAGTGGGGCAGTTTCTGAAAACCCagctgagggagggaggaggcaatGGTGAAATGCGTGGGATGCTGGAAAGATCAGTGGCCAAACAGAGAAAAGCCACCTGGGGGGTGCAGATGCCCCGTGGCCTCCACTGGAACgggagggcagaggggaaggaaactCCATCGGTGCAAAGAGCAGTACTCCTCCCAGCACTCCTGTGTGAGCTGGGGCAAGGGGCTGACAGTGGTGGGAATTGTCCCTTTTCTGTCCCTGCCCCACCCCTGATGtccttctgcagctcagggactgttgttttccttttctactgAGAAATCTTGGGTTTGCGTCTCCTCTTCTCTTGAGCAACCTGGGcaagtggaaggtgtcactgcctATGGAGGGGGTCAGAACTGGGgcatctttaaggtcccttccaacccaaatcattctatggTTCTATTATTATACCTATTAGAAGCTGTTGACTTAAATTGAGGTGTTTGTAAGTCGCCATCTGATCACAGGGACATTCCCAGTGCCTGACCCTGTGCCACTTGGAGCATGCTGGAGGGGGACACTGCTGTGCCAACGCTCTGATGGGGCACAGCAGTGCAACCACAACCCGTGTGACACACAggctgctcccactgcctcGCCCAGGCTGCTGCGGGATTGCTGGTAGAAATCCAGGCAAGGCTCTGCTGGAAGAgattccagcagctgctgaagagaGTTTCTTGTAGGGAGTGACAAAGCCCAGACTCAGAAGCTCTTACCCTGACCTGGACTATCCAGCTTCAATGGGAACTGGAACAACATCCTTCCAGTCTTCAAGTGGAGCTTTAAAACTGGCTCTTCACTAATCACAGGATCTCTCTGCAGGCACAGATAAAGAGCAAACCCAGTTGGTCTTATGTGTAATGTGCACGGATGCCATTAATCTTGAGATTAACCACATCTAATTCTGGCTCTTTGGCCTGCTAGAAATGGAAAACGCTTGCTGAAATCCGTGGAGTGACAACTGAGTTAggcacagacagaaaacaatgaGAAGAGACCAAATTCCTGATCTCTTTTCGAAATTACATCTTTGATGTGCTGCATTCCTGCGCTGTAGGAATTCTTTTCTTCGAGAACCTTTGGATTTTGGTGAAGGTTTTCGTTTGGGAGGGGTCCCAAAGGCCCCTCAAAAATAAGCTACTCAGCACCATCTTCCCCCTGTGCCCATGGTGCTCGTACATATTGTCCCatggctgcagagctcagggctcCGGTGGTGGGCTcgagcactgccctgctgctgcccagccccgctGACTGCTGCCTGTCTCTTGCAGCGCTGCGAGACCTGCAAGCAGCCGGTGCCCGGGGACTGCCCCGTGGTCTACGCCGACCGCGCCGGCTACTCCCGGCAGTGGCACCCAGCCTGCTTCGTGTGCTGCCGCTGCGCCGAGCCCCTCGTCGACCTCATCTACTTCTGGAAGAGCGGGGCTGCCTGGTGCGGGCGCCACTACTGCGAGAGCCTCCGGCCCCGCTGCGCCGGCTGCGACGAGGTACGGACCAGCTGAGACCTGTGATCCCCCTGTGCCAGCGTGGGGACTGACCAGAGTCCCTGTGATCCCCCCCTGTGCCAGCGTGGGGACTGACCAGAGTCCCTGTaatcccagctgtgccagcgTGGGGACTGACCAGAGTCCCTGTGATCCCCCCCTGTGCCAGCGTGGGGACAAGCTGGAGACCCTCTGATCCCACCAGTGCCGGGTGGGAAGCACCCAGTggccctctgctcctgctggtgcCACGCTCAATCAGGGcttctgagcaacctggtctagtggaaggtgtccctgcccagggcagggggttggaacaaggtgACCTTCAGAGGTCTctgccaacccaaaccatcctgtgattaTTTTATGTACCCATTCCCAAAGCCTGGCCTCCACGACTGATGGGCTTGGTGGGAAGTGTGGGGCCggttctccctgctccagccacccTCCAGCTTGGTGTAGTGGTGGAAATAAGCAGttgtctgtctgtctatctGTCCCATAGATCATCTTCTCGGAGGACTACGAGCGGGTGGAAGGGCTGACCTGGCACAAGAAGCACTTTGCCTGCCTGGAGTGTGAGACGCTGCTGACGGGCAAACCGTTCTCCCTGGCCAATGCCAGCCTCCTGTGCAccacctgcagccagagcagggtctgagcaggggcagctggggcCCCGTGGGCTCCCCGAGGTCCCACCAGGACTGGGGGCATTTGGAAATACAGCAGAAGGAGAAGGTTAAAAAATGTAAGAGTCTGACTATTCAGTTTCAAGCAACTCCATGTTCCCTTGcatccagcacagcctgaggaGAGTATTTCCTTGGGGTTCTCTTGGATCTGACAGGGAGCCCTCATGCCCACGGGTGGGAGGTGTGCGGTGTACCTGGCCAGGAGGAACTGGAACGGAGGgtctgtgctgtgtctgtgctggtttttatcAAGTGTGTCCAACCTTCTTATGACTAAGATCTTGCAATAGCCTTTTGGAAATAATACATCTCAACAATAACCTCTGGCATACTAAACCTACGGCTGTGGTGAAAAACAAGGggtgtttgtggtttttaaatCCTTACTGGAATTAGGCTAACAGGCTGCTGCCACTGTGCCAAAGCAGTGGGTTTGAGGAATTTGATCAACTTGCTGAAAGCAAATGATACAAAATCGCAACCACACGCAG is a window of Corvus cornix cornix isolate S_Up_H32 chromosome 12, ASM73873v5, whole genome shotgun sequence DNA encoding:
- the LMCD1 gene encoding LIM and cysteine-rich domains protein 1, yielding MSGSQPQMGRGVPCLRCRGLCTGFEPHSWRKICKSCKCSQEEHSLSSELEDDRKIGRLLSDSKYSTLTARLKGGDGIRIYKRNRMIVTNPNISGKDPTFDTITYEWAPPGLAQKLAMQYMELIPKELQPVAGTDGAFHRRRRLTRQLPLYDQDPAQCRGLAEGEQKLMEEFVRKYKAEALGVGEVALPGQGGGGKEEEKLQDKSTDPSRAPSRPTGPWRARRSRALPLRDLQAAGARGLPRGLRRPRRLLPAVAPSLLRVLPLRRAPRRPHLLLEERGCLVRAPLLREPPAPLRRLRRDHLLGGLRAGGRADLAQEALCLPGV